One Triticum dicoccoides isolate Atlit2015 ecotype Zavitan chromosome 5B, WEW_v2.0, whole genome shotgun sequence genomic window carries:
- the LOC119305173 gene encoding glutaredoxin-C1-like, which translates to MEQVTKLAGQRAVVIFGMSSCCMCHTVTSLLRDLGANPTVVELDEDPRGKEMEKALVRLLGRNPAVPAVFIGGRLVGCTDKVMSLHLGGKLVPLLRNAGAVWV; encoded by the coding sequence ATGGAGCAGGTGACCAAGCTAGCGGGGCAGCGGGCGGTGGTGATCTTCGGCATGAGCTCCTGCTGCATGTGCCACACGGTGACGAGCCTCCTCCGCGATCTCGGGGCGAACCCGACGGTGGTGGAACTGGACGAGGACCCTAGGGGGAAGGAGATGGAGAAGGCGCTGGTGCGGCTCCTCGGCCGCAACCCTGCTGTGCCCGCCGTATTCATCGGCGGCAGGCTCGTCGGATGCACCGACAAGGTCATGTCCCTTCATCTCGGCGGCAAGCTCGTCCCGCTGCTTCGTAATGCAGGTGCTGTCTGGGTGTAG